From the genome of Eucalyptus grandis isolate ANBG69807.140 chromosome 2, ASM1654582v1, whole genome shotgun sequence, one region includes:
- the LOC104432534 gene encoding LOW QUALITY PROTEIN: putative lysine-specific demethylase JMJ16 (The sequence of the model RefSeq protein was modified relative to this genomic sequence to represent the inferred CDS: inserted 2 bases in 1 codon; deleted 2 bases in 1 codon; substituted 1 base at 1 genomic stop codon), giving the protein MESRFLVAAASSFCQLNLQKSETLDHDNKMMGTLMRVCVKEENDEFPSIPPGFEAFSSFTLMGVQDNKNEDCKQDGESLISCSASASASELQSVKLKTEVDSDDVKKVTRSLRRRSWSKYNQRSNSSDDESDCEKSFSARPSLPKGVIRGCPKCRNCQKVCAKWHPEDSRRPNLEDAPVFYPTEEEFGDTLKYIATIRPRAEQYGICRIVPPPSWKPPCPLKEKSIWEESKFATRVQRVDKLQNRHSMRKISIIQSQMRKKRRKCTKNGVDCGNGNGINLCHGDSSSSQGDWFGFEPGPEFTLDTFQKYAEEFKTQYFTGNRNMNMLENSQPPFQGHFEPSLDNIEGEYWRMVENPTEEIEVLYGADLETGPFGSGFPKASSQPYPVSEEKYVNSGWNLNNFPRLPGSVLSYESSDISGVLVPWLYIGMCFSSFCWHVEDHHLYSLNYMHWGAPKMWYGVPATHAVKLEEAMRKHLPDLFEEQPDLLHKLVTQLSPSILKSEGVPVYRCIQNAGEFVLTFPRAYHSGFNSGFNCAEAVNVAPVDWLPHGQIAVELYREQGRKTSVSHDKLLLGAAREAVRAHWELNLLKKNTPDNLRWKDACGRDGILAKAFKTRVEMEQVRREPIGKISRAVKMENTFDATXQRECTKCFFDLHLSAAGCRCSPDKYTCLNHAEHLCSCAWGSRFSLFRYDINELNILVEALEGKLSAIYRWARLDLGLALSSYVSKEHLQAPVVNGNLSSSGKGTVMKEGNAQISITYMKDLLVKNLSQRSVKTSQTSHDALDVQKVHPGHQFGKEESSNSSPATNHQDCQSSQEMAHAMGRLLQMNLELRNLQFXQDNIILLSDDEGEEPEKSVSLLLKEGSSEGMAYSLERQVHSDKKASACAVQKEVTLTTSMTSAPSSSQGERNLSPEGQRHACASAAISDELNGKDGNQKPSSQSAPCMGSLSLESRRAEDSLFTKEVGDDNSKNSRAATTEGYLQHSPLCSSEKHAADEKQEKGGSNVACNVVDNSADSAGISSFTQSNLDKFFRQKGPRIAKVVRRINCNVAPLDFGVVLPGKSWSNSQTIFPKGFRSKVRYINVLEPASMGFYISEILDGGGVGPLFMVSLEHCTSEVFVHVTPTKCWDMVRDRLNQEITKQHKMGKMNLPPLQPPGSLDGFEMFGFSSPAIVQAIEALDQNRICIDYWASRPYSRPQVQVPQHSSLIDTGENVNRTNREASSPDATGNYVKPVEVETALKGLFRKADLQELRSLYTILNQNRSILNQDLLTTLLGGEILKRPS; this is encoded by the exons ATGGAATCTAGGTTTTTGGTGGCTGCTGCTTCATCCTTCTGCCAACTCAACCTCCAAAAATCAGAGACCCTGGATCATGACAAC AAAATGATGGGGACACTCATGAGAGTTTGCGTTAAAGAAGAGAACGATGAGTTTCCATCAATTCCACCAGGTTTTGAGGCATTTTCTTCGTTTACTCTAATGGGGGTTCAAGATAATAAGAACGAGGATTGTAAACAAGACGGTGAGAGCTTAATCAGTTGCTCAGCATCAGCAAGTGCTTCTGAGTTGCAGTCAGTGAAACTAAAAACTGAAGTTGATAGTGATGATGTCAAAAAAGTTACGCGGTCGCTTAGGCGCAGATCTTGGAGCAAGTATAACCAACGCTCTAACAGTTCCGACGATGAGTCGGATTGTGAGAAG AGTTTTTCTGCAAGGCCCTCTCTTCCTAAGGGCGTCATTCGTGGATGCCCAAAATGTAGAAATTGTCAGAAG GTGTGTGCAAAATGGCACCCAGAGGATTCTAGACGGCCTAACCTTGAGGATGCTCCGGTCTTCTACCCTACCGAGGAG GAATTTGGAGATACTTTGAAGTATATAGCAACCATACGCCCGAGAGCAGAGCAATATGGAATTTGTCGCATTGTCCCTCCACCATCCTGGAAACCACCCTGTCCACTGAAGGAAAAAAGCATATGGGAGGAATCAAAGTTTGCTACTCGAGTCCAGAGGGTTGACAAACTTCAAAATCGACATTCAATGCGAAAGATATCCATTATTCAAAgccaaatgagaaaaaaaaggagaaaatgcaCGAAGAATGGTGTAGATTGTGGTAATGGAAATGGGATTAACTTGTGTCATGgtgattcttcatcttctcaAGGGGATTGGTTCGGGTTTGAACCTGGTCCCGAGTTCACTCTGGACACATTTCAGAAATATGCTGAAGAATTCAAAACCCAGTACTTTACCGGCAATAGAAACATGAATATGCTAGAAAATAGCCAGCCTCCATTTCAGGGTCATTTTGAGCCATCACTTGATAATATTGAGGGGGAGTACTGGCGAATGGTAGAGAATCCTACCGAGGAAATTGAG GTGCTCTATGGTGCTGATTTGGAAACAGGGCCTTTTGGCAGTGGGTTTCCCAAAGCATCAAGTCAGCCTTATCCTGTTTCtgaagaaaaatatgtaaattcTGGGTGGAACCTCAACAACTTTCCTAGGCTTCCTGGGTCCGTTCTTTCCTATGAAAGCAGTGACATATCTGGTGTTCTGGTGCCTTGGCTGTACATTGGGATGTGCTTTTCCTCCTTTTGTTGG CATGTCGAGGATCATCACTTGTACTCGTTAAATTACATGCATTGGGGTGCTCCAAAGATGTGGTATGGAGTTCCTGCGACACATGCTGTTAAGCTGGAGGAGGCTATGAGAAAGCATCTGCCAGATCTCTTTGAAGAACAACCTGATTTACTGCATAAgttg GTTACGCAGCTGTCCCCCTCGATACTTAAGTCTGAGGGAGTACCTGTTTATCGTTGCATCCAAAATGCTGGAGAGTTTGTTCTGACCTTTCCTCGGGCATATCATTCAGGGTTCAATAGTGGCTTTAATTGTGCAGAAGCAGTAAATGTAGCTCCTGTTGACTGGTTGCCCCATGGGCAAATTGCTGTGGAGCTGTATCGTGAGCAAGGAAGAAAGACTTCTGTTTCTCATGATAAGCTATTGCTTGGTGCGGCTAGAGAAGCAGTTAGAGCACATTGGGAACTTAATCTACTGAAGAAGAACACTCCTGATAATTTAAGATGGAAAGATGCCTGCGGAAGGGATGGCATATTAGCAAAAGCATTCAAG ACACGTGTCGAGATGGAGCAAGTGCGGAGGGAACCTATCGGTAAAATTTCGCGGGCAGTGAAGATGGAGAACACTTTTGATGCCAC ACAGAGAGAATGCACCAAATGTTTCTTTGATCTGCATCTTTCCGCAGCAGGTTGTCGTTGCTCTCCTGATAAATATACCTGTTTGAATCATGCAGAGCACCTGTGCTCATGTGCTTGGGGTTCCAGATTTTCCTTATTTCGTTACGACATAAATGAACTAAATATCCTTGTTGAGGCATTGGAAGGAAAATTAAGTGCTATATACAGATGGGCGAGGCTAGATCTTGGGTTGGCTCTGAGTTCTTATGTTTCGAAGGAGCACCTGCAAGCACCGGTGGTCAATGGTAATTTATCAAGTTCCGGTAAAGGAACTGTTATGAAAGAAGGAAATGCACAAATATCAATTACCTACATGAAAGATCTTCTTGTGAAAAATCTGTCTCAGAGAAGCGTGAAAACATCACAAACTTCTCATGATGCACTTGATGTACAGAAAGTGCATCCTGGCCACCAGTTTGGAAAAGAAGAATCAAGCAATTCTTCTCCTGCAACAAATCACCAAGATTGTCAGTCGTCTCAGGAAATGGCTCATGCAATGGGAAGATTGCTGCAGATGAATCTGGAGCTGAGAAACCTTCAGTTTT GACAAGATAATATTATTCTTTTGAGTGATGATGAAGGTGAGGAGCCAGAAAAGTCAGTTTCACTTCTATTGAAAGAAGGATCCTCTGAAGGGATGGCATATTCTTTGGAGAGGCAGGTTCATTCTGACAAGAAGGCAAGTGCTTGCGCTGTGCAGAAAGAAGTGACCTTAACTACCTCCATGACCAGTGCACCATCTAGCAGCCAGGGGGAAAGAAATTTGTCACCTGAAGGGCAGCGGCATGCTTGCGCATCAGCAGCCATTAGTGATGAACTGAATGGGAAAGATGGAAATCAAAAACCCAGTTCTCAATCTGCTCCTTGCATGGGTTCTTTGAGTTTAGAATCTAGACGTGCTGAAGATTCTTTATTTACAAAAGAAGTTGGTGATGACAATAGCAAGAATTCTAGAGCAGCAACTACAGAGGGCTACCTTCAGCATTCTCCTTTATGTAGTAGTGAAAAACACGCTGCTgatgaaaagcaagaaaaaggcGGAAGCAATGTCGCCTGTAATGTGGTGGATAACTCAGCTGATTCTGCAGGAATTTCATCTTTTACTCAAAGCAATCTGGATAAATTCTTCCGCCAGAAGGGCCCCCGAATTGCAAAGGTAGTGAGGAGGATCAACTGCAATGTTGCGCCTCTGGATTTTGGAGTCGTGCTTCCCGGAAAGTCATGGAGTAATAGCCAAACAATTTTTCCTAAAG GATTTAGAAGCAAGGTTAGGTACATCAACGTTTTAGAGCCTGCAAGTATGGGTTTCTATATCTCTGAAATCCTGGATGGTGGAGGAGTTGGACCCCTGTTTATG gtTTCCTTGGAACATTGCACAAGTGAGGTTTTTGTTCATGTTACACCTACTAAGTGCTGGGACATGGTTAGAGACCGATTAAATCAGGAGATCACGAAGCAACACAAAATGGGAAAGATGAACCTTCCTCCTCTGCAGCCTCCTGGCAGTCTCGATGGCTTTGAAATGTTCGGTTTCTCTTCACCAGCTATTGTGCAG GCTATTGAGGCTCTGGATCAAAATAGAATCTGCATTGATTATTGGGCTTCCCGACCCTATTCTCGGCCTCAAGTTCAGGTTCCACAGCATTCTTCATTGATAGATACTGGAGAAAATGTTAACAGGACAAACAGGGAAGCAAGCAGTCCAGATGCCACTGGAAACTATGTCAAGCCTGTCGAGGTTGAGACAGCACTCAAAGGCCTTTTCAGGAAAGCCGATCTGCAAGAGTTACGCTCTCTATACACCATACTAAACCAGAATAGGTCAATTCTTAATCAAGACTTGTTAACtacactccttggtggtgagatTCTTAAACGGCCCAGCTGA